Genomic window (Oryza sativa Japonica Group chromosome 3, ASM3414082v1):
TTAGAAATCTTAACACGAAGATCATGGTCAATCTGCACAGCACCAAGGTTACTCCGAGCAGATGAAATCTGCTGCTGGAGCTTGTCTTGTTCCTCCAAGTAGGACTCACGGAACGCCTTTGGATCCCTGTCGAACCGAGCTCTCTCTTCAACAATTTTCACCCTGAGTTCAGCATCCCTGACAGTACCAACCTGCGCGTGCATGCCAAACCGGTCAAGCAGCTGTGGCCGGAGCTCCCCTTCCTCGGGGTTACCAGACCCAATGAGGATGAACCGAGCAGGGTGGGAGATGGAGATACCCTCTCTCTCCACGGTGTTCCATCCTGACGCAGCAGAATCCAGAAGCACATCTACTAGATGGTCATCCAACAAATTGACCTCATCCACATAAAGAATCCCCCTGTTGGCCTTGGCAAGCAAACCAGGCTCGAACGCCTTGACACCATCGGTGAGCGCCTTCTCAATATCAATGGTGCCACAGACTCTATCCTCAGTGGCACCAAGGGGAAGATCTACCATGGTGATCTTGGCCGTGACAACAGGAAGCTTCTCACCCTCCAGCACGCGTTCCCGGACCTCAGGGCCCATGACCTCGGGATCGTCAGGGTCGGAATTGAAAGGGTCGCCAACAACGACGCGGATATCCGGGAGCAGGTCGACGAGCGAGCGGACGGTGGTGGATTTGCCGGTGCCACGGTCTCCCATGATCATGACACCGCCGATCTTAGGGTCGATGACGTTGAGCAGCAGGCACAGCTTCATCTCGTCCTGCCCCACGATCGCCGCGAACGGATACACCGGCCGTTGGCTCTCCTTCGCGCCCGCCGCCTTAGCCTCCTACGCGCATTTCACCAAGATGCTGGACATGAGCGAAACAATCCACCCAAGTCTCGAAGGGATTTGAGGGCGTGGGGTTACCTGCTGGGTGGCGGAGGGGGCGGCTACATTGCAGACGGTGAAGCGGCCGCGGCGGAACCCTCTCCGTGACGGGATACGGGCTGCGCAGCAGAAACCACTCTCGAGTGTAAGTAAATTGCCAAGGTCCTGGCTTGGGGGATTCGAATGCGGTGCTTTTGGAAACGGAAaagcggagagggagaggagatgtTACCtgagacggcagcggcggcggcggtgagggagAGAGGccgggaggtggaggcggagaagagggccggcgacgcggcgggcgcggcggtggcgggggagaAGGCGGAAGCCATGGTGAGGAGACGCGGAGGTGGGGAGAGGGGAAATGGACGGTGAGTGGTTTTCAGGGGATAAGAGAGGGATTGGGAGAGATTTCGTTGGGATAGGCCGACGAGAGAGACCCTGGATGCGATTGGCGGACTGGATTTGGACTCAAGTCCGCATGAAATCCCAAAGCCCACAACAGTATCCACAGCACAAGTCCCGAAAGCCCGCTTTTGCCACCAGAAGAACTTCTGCTACAAGGCCCCGTTTTTACTTTATCTATTGAACTTCTTTTTCCTCAAAACAATCAAGTTTTATGAAAAAGATATCGTGGTGCAGCAAGCATTGTCTCATACTCCCATACCACgagttaaaaaatatttaaatttgtaTTGTTTCCTAATATCCCATGAGAttctctttttttagaaaaaatctaTTTCAACAATTATTCCAAAGAACTTAATCCGTATAAAAGTTTGTGTCTCATTATCTATACTCCAATTCAAAAAATTCTAGTGACACTACTCCATTCTGGTTTTTATATGTTACCCCTTATACTTTTCAACATGACATACTccatttgtttcatattataagttattttgtcTTTCTTTAGTAAGgcttctttaagtttgatcaagattatagaaaaaatacatCAACAAAACcgaattagtttcattaaaaataAGTTGTGTTGTGTTAAaattattgctatatttttttataagcttGTTCAAGCTTAAAGAAGTTtggctaagaaaaaaaatcaaaataacttataatatgaaacagatgtAGTAACTAAATCTAAAAGGTGGGTAAAatatttcatgaaaaatatttttttattttaggcaacaatattattatttttttccttttagccATAGCAAAGCATGGGCATTTAGTTATCTACAAATGacaaaaacatattaaatttaCTATCGGTTAACAAATGGGGAAAAGTTAAATTTGGCATGACAGATGGCTGGAAGGGCAATCGCCCAAGGAATTGACTCCATCTCTTTTTCAGCTCGTGACAAGGAAAAATAGGACAGTGGCATAGGACAGGAGTTACAAGACAACTGTTGGTTGAGACTGATGAAGAGGATGAACACAACCACCCAGGTCAGAGAGTTCATTCTTCTTTGGCACCTAATCCAACAGGTACATCTAGAGGAGCAAACGGATACCATAGTAACTTGGAGATGGATCCCAATTGGCATCTACTCAGCAAACTCGGCTTACCGGATCCAATTCCTGGGGAGCATACAGGAGGAGAGGTTCAACTACATCTGGAAAGCAAAGATGGAAAACCAAGTGAAAATTTTTCGGTTGGCTAATGGTCCAAAGGAAAATCCTAACCTCCGataagctccagctccagggtTGGGACAATAGCCCAATTTGCTCCCTTTGTGGAGTTGAGCCGGAGACAGCCAGACACCTCTTCATGGATTGCCCGTTCGCTAGATAGGTATGGAGCAAAATTTGGTCAAAACTAGGCCTTCATATGCCCACGACATCCCTTTCCAATGgggacattatggaatggtgGGAAGCTTGTCGGAGAAAAATGATCAAAGAAAATAGGCGAAATCTTGATGGTTTAACCATCTACACGACTTGATGAAGCTCAGATTCTTTAGATAATTTAGCACCACTTATTGATGCTTGTAGCTTTACATTTCCTGAAAATCTTTTGCGACTGCATTGTACCTTCTTTGGGTGGCACCCCTTGAGGTACGttgtttctctccttttttaatgaaattggcagagctcctgccTTTCCCCtcgaaaataaaatatatcggTTAacatcccttttcttttcccttatAATAACATGCTTTAATAGAGCTATATAGAAAACAAGATGATCCTATGCACATCTGACCTATGCCCTTTGTTTTCAGTAAAGGCGCTCTTTGTTTTCAGCAAAATCATCATTGAAAAAATTTGAGATGGATGAAGAGGAAGGTGAAGTTAGGTTATGATTAATTaacttttaattattacaaacttgaaaaataggtttacttgatattttaaaacaacttctatatataaattttttgcacgaaatacaccgtttaatcaTCTGAAAAGCCTAACAGAAACCTACGAAAAATCTGTAACTCAATTAGAAAACGCCACCTAAGAATCTACTAATAACAATATAGTATGTGTTAGTATCACACACATAATATCATTGTATTCTTATTTCAGAAAATGTTTTCGTATGATCTTAATTTCGTAGTTGTTGATATTAGTACATTACTAAAGAAATCAATGGCCCGattataatactccctccgtttcatatataAATCACAGTGGTTTTTTTATAAGTTAAATTTTTACaagttgatcaagtttataaacaaTGATAACAACTCTTATAACACCAAAATAATTTAATTGAACCTAACGTactttgaatatattttgatagtatgtttGTTGGGATTCAAAacgttactatatttttataactcagaaaagtttgaaaaaaagaagataagccacttataatatgaaacagatggagtattagAGAAtgtaaaaaaaagctaataagcCTTATATTCTTAATATTGGGGGAGTACTTTTTGCATAAAATGAATTTCAAAcaaataattattaaaatacACTAATACCATAACTGGCGAGGTTGGCGTGATATAATCACTAATCATGTAAATTGAATAAGTGAATTGTTCATGTTGTTTTTTTCTGCCAAGTTGAACACCATGTGAGTTCATATGACaagctaaaaaaaatgcaaattaaCCCTCTTTTCTTTCCATGTTGTTGCATGTGAGGGCTTTGTTAAAGAAAATTGTATGCAAAATTTGCTTTATGACACCCTAATATTATAGTTGTTTACTAACAAACACTCGGCCATAGTTTTAATATATTATCTTctaatggaaaaaaaacattgcaAAAGATGATTTCACCCTTTGCAAGATTTAAATCTGAAACTATTTTGGCTGAATTTAgatatattttacaaaatttaaaaatttcgtAAATTGTTTAAATTACAAACATTTTAtatctttttagaaaaaaaaggcaatatttgtttttgaatttcatttttttgggtAATTGTCATTTACCCAATGTGGGGCAAGTTTTTAGTTTTCCTAAATATATTTAACTTCAGttaaaatttgtttaaatttaaatcCTACAAGGTAGTGCTAACTGTAAAATTTTGTATATTCCGTTAAGTAAGGAAAATATGGAGCGAAGTCAACGACGTGATTTTAGGATCTCATATTGCATTTGTTAAGGCTAGAAAGGCTGTATCAGATGGTGCGCATTGGGTGCGAAATTATGGAGTTAGCTGATGAAGGATGGATGATGGCTGGAGACCGATTCCTGTTGATATTTCTGAATGACATTAcaagaaatatatattgttaaagaaagaatccgcaagcgcacggatataccattgtagcatttcacccaagAGTATTCTAaagtatcgtatttatttaatcccaagggaagattgTAAGAGAGAACTATGCTAATAATGTATATATGCCACTTGTATGATCAGAGTCTAAGCATGGGTTAATATATTTATAGGGTAAAGTGACACGAAGCAAAGAACTCATATCTCTCACTAATCATTCCTAAGCTATgtggaagaagaaatagaaaaacaaTCAATTCTTATAATAATAGTATACACTCAATCTTAGTTTACATCTATTAGTATACAACCATGTAgccaataccccctaacagTGCCCTCCTGGTGCTTCGAGGGACCACTTCggattgccgagttccttacgacaacctgtcatggtccaaccggggctaaatacggaggagtaccctccccaggaaagtttcttaggaatatatactatcGTGGAGGAAtgcccgtactgagctgtcatcATCAGCGGCTCACCTCGACTGACCTGTAGCATATATGCCCAGATAATGATACttaataatctagacaccacgtctacattattaaatactactctacatcctCCAAGATGACATAGAGCAACCGAATAACCGGACACTAAATCCACACCACTGCACCTCCCTGGTAGGCTGACTACACGACTATACCGATGCAAATAGAAAGTAAGGCCGATACTCAGATAAACTAAAGTACCGAGAGTATATAAAGAATAACATTTCATTACTTCcgaaagtcttacaaaagaaataagaaaagctactagagccatacccgaattcCTCCAAAGACTCCGAGGACAACGAGAGCTATTCTATtctactccacttagcactagacactactagaaaaacgatttttcatggCGTTGGCCTATTATTTTCGCTTGCGGGCATACGCGaaaaccgccagcaaaaacATATCGAGGGGTGGGGGGCCATGGACCACCAGCGAAAACCGATTTTTGCTAGCGGCCACGCTAAGAGGTTCGCCATGAAAAATACTCTATTTTTtgaggcggacctcttaagtgtcCGCCAGCGAAAAATCACGTTTTCGCTGGTGGTAGGTAAGAAAGACCGCTAAAAAAAATTCGAGGCTAATAAAATCCACCGCCCACCCACCAGTCCCATCTTTATCCCTTTTCCACCGTCTCTCCCgtctctcctcccttcccgtctctctccgtctctcctccctcccttctccacCGCGCCAGCTCGTCGCCTCCCTACCACCGCCGGCTGCCATCACCGCAGCTCCACCGCCGCATATGACCGCCGCTCCGaccctcttctcttcctcttccagcTCCCTATCTCCCAACATGGAGtgcgcggcgaaggcggcggcgagctcgggcgcGGGCAGTGGCGACTCGGGCGCgaacgcggcggcgctcgggagTAGGCGGCTGCTCACGGGGAGGGCGGATCCGCCACCGCTAGGCCGCGGGGAgggcggatccgccgccgccgtgccgtggggaggcccgatccgccgccgtcgggccaccgggaggccggatccgccgccgctggaCCACGGGGAGGGCGGCAccgacctcgacgccgtcgaccgTGCTCCCGCGGctggatttgatttttttttctctttttttttgcatgttgttCCAGATGATGCACATGTTTTGATCTGTGTAAATGATGTTTGATCtgtgctgatgatgatgagtaAATGATGTGTAAATTCGTGTTTGAATTTGGAAATGAGCATCTAGATGtggatttgaattttgaaatttaatGAATCAAAACATGGGGCTTCATGTGTATTTTTGCTGGCGGGCTCTGCAGCTGCATGGGTATTTTCGATTTAACACAACCGCCAGCGCCGTCTTAAGCCAACGCCAGCGAAAAtggatttttgctggcggctggCTTAAGCCAACGccagcgaaaatagatttttgctgGTGGTCAataaccgctagcgaagatcTTGATTTTCACTGGTCTTTGCTTTGTGGCGGCTGCAAATTCCGCCAGCAAAAATCCAAAATGGCCGCCACGAAAaatggttttcgtagtagtgagAATACTAAACTAAAGTTCCTGGCCCTCAAAAGCTTCGGTAGGGTGTGGTTTACTTGGCACCTATCTGAGAAACACCTTGAACTCGACCAGAATATAAAACAACGGCTTGTTGGCTGCTACCCTGTGAAAAAAACTTACATTCAATGAAGGAGTGGTACCATGTCCTATGAATTGGACACCACCACTTTTGGGACAAGAGTAAGCTGATTGGGTCGATCTGACATGGTCCTCCCAACAGTGGGATAATTGATCGGGAGCATCGATGCTGAGTAGACTTGGAAGGTTACGGGCCCGATCCAAAGGAGGGTGAACATCGATTGGGTTGTATCTCCCTGATCAGAGCGATCATAAAAGCCTTCATTGGAAAAAACTTCCTCTCGAAGCAGTGGCGgaggatgaaaaaaaatttaggtgtGGCAGCAGCGAGAGTTAGCACATATcaaaaatataggaaaaaacAATCTCAATGCACGATGTTGTACGACACAACATTATCTTAATAACAAGCCctaatcacaagttcacaattCATCATCCATTTGCAAACAAGTACAAATAGAAGAGTAGATACTTAAAAAATGCCTCAACTCCTCAAAATTCAGACTTTCAACGATACATTGCATACATGTAGGAACTAGTGAGTGAGGAAAGATATTAGATATATGTAGAATATGCAAAACAAATAGCAAAGATTAATTAGTATAGTATATTTGAGGTTGATAAGATAAATAGCAATGAGTGGCTAGAGTGATGGCTGGTTGAGCGCTTGGCTTGCTTTTGCTGTTGTGCCCTCCGGCCTCCGTGCTGCCCTGCCTGCgcgatggaggtggaggagatgggGTTCCACATTTACAGTCACACAGAGCAAGCACAATTCGGCCTGCCAGTGGGCTGACTTTGTTTGGATTAAGTGGGCTGGATCCTCATTTGGATCCTTTTGTTGGATTGAAACGGCCTGGGATTTCATTTTGGACCGGATTGAACTGGGCTTACAAAACATGTGGATTGGTTTGGGGTGGATGCAGGCTGAGTAAAATAACTGATTCATGGACTGAATCCACGGGACTAATCCATGGACTGAATCCACACGCTaactcatcctcctcctcgcgtcctccgctcctcctcctccgccgccgctgccaccattgccaccgacggcgtcgctgctgctgctgctcctcaccACTCCGTCCTCACTGCAAACGGCTGCGGCCCCACCGGCTCCCGCTCGTCCTCCGCTTCAGCGTCATCTCCCGGCGTGCTCCGCGCCTCCGCCAGATCACGATCTCCTCTTCATCGGCGCCAAGAAGTTGCTGCTGCTCGCCACTTCGACCTGGCTGCAAGCGGCTGCAGCTCCACTGGCTCCCGGCCTCCCGCTCGTCCTCCGCTCCGGCGTCATCTCCCGGCACCGCTCCGCCAGATCGCCATCTCCGCTCCGTCGGCGCCAAGAAGCTGCTGCTCTCCTCCATGCAAGATCTGTTGCCGTGTGTCCCTGCCCCGGCCCCCACAAGATCTAGCAATACTCTCTCCCTTCAAGATCCAGCAAGTATTCTCTCCTTTTCAGGACTTATGACTTATGCCTGGTAATACTGATTTGGAAATACCTCAGATTGATAGTAGATTCTACAAGATTACAAATATGGGTTGAATTAGATTCATATTAATTTGGCTGTTTGTAGCAGATTGAatgttaattttttaatattgtCACAAGCAGGCTTATTAAACATGTCTACACACAATTCAGAAAGTTCAACTGGCAATAGTTCTAGTCATGAATTATCTTTACAACCACGTAAAAGAGCAAAGGTGTGGGAACATTTTGAGCAGGAGCTTGTTATGGTAGATGGTGTCCCCAAAGCACAGTGCAAATATTGTCGGTTAATGTTGACAGCAACTAGAAAATCAGGAACTAGTCATCTCATAAACCATGTTTGCGACTcttgtccactagttgaggttgaAGTTAGAAATAGGTTCATAGCAATTGCTCGGAAACAACCCGTGGAAAATTTTGTGTTTTATCCTAGAAGGAGTGAAGAATTGATGATAAAATTTTTCATCCATGACGAGATACCATTTCGAAAAATCGAAGATCCTTACTTTGCTGAGTGGATGGAGTCCATGCAACCAACCTTTAAAGTTGTTGGTCGCCAAACAATTCGTGATAAGATTTACACCTGTTACATTAGGATGAAACAAGAACTGCATGATGAATTACAAAATATTGATTCACGTGTGTGCCTAACATCAGATATGTGGACCTCAAATCAAAACTTAAGATATATGGTTGTCACGGCACATTATATTGATGCAGAATTCAgtctgaaaaagaaaatcataagcTTGAAGCCTGTGAAGTATCCACATACTAGCTTTGCTATAGAAGAAGCCATGATGAGGTGTTTGACTGATTGGGGCTTGAGGGGCAAACTATTTACTTTAACTTTGGATAATGCTAGTAATAACACGGCTGCTTGTGAGGAAATGGTGAAAAATCAGAAGAATGAGTTGTTATTTGAAGGTAGACATTTTCATGTTAGGTGCTGCGCACACATCCTCAATTTATTGGTTCAAGATGGAATGAGGTTAATTCGTGGGGCAATACATAAGATACATGAGCTCTTGaaatacatagaaaattcaGCCTCACGTATCCAAGCGTTCAATTCAATTGCCAACAGTTCATGCCTTTGTTCAAAATTTGGTTTAACTGTTGATGTACCTAACCGTTGGAACACAACtttcaaaatggttttagaaGCATTGGTCTATAGAGCTGTCCTTAATAGTTATGCCAATGAAAATGGTGAGGTTGCACCATCTGACGAAGAGTGGCTGACTGCTGAATCAATTTGTGAGTTTCTTAAAGCCTTTGAAGAGGCTACTAGACTTGTGTCAGCTGACAGGAAACCAACAGCACACTCATTCTTGCACTTGGTTCTCTGCATTCGCCATGCTTTAAGTGATTTTGATTCGCAAACAACTAGTATTTTGACTCAATTGGCTAGTGCTATGCATATGAAGTTTGCTAAGTATTGGGATGAAAAATTGCCAAACAATTTTAATTTGGCACTTGTCATTAGCACTGTCTTAGATCCAAGAAGAAAACGAGATTATTTGGAATTCTTTTATGCCAAGGTGTCTCCCAATATGAATGAAGCTGAAACTAAAGTGGATTCTGTTATAGAGTGGATGAAGTCTTACTTTAGAGTATATGAAGGAATTGCAAGGAGAAGGGGTGTATCCTGCCTATCACATTCTGGGCAAGGAGAAGCTAGTGGTGTAGGCTCGCCAGTTCTAGGCAAAAGAAAACTTGACCAAGAGTTTGCTATTTTCAAGTCAAACCGAACACGATTACATAAGTCTGAGATTGAGACATATCTAGAAGAAGTTTGTGAGGATGATAGTAAAGATTTCGATGTTTTGGCTTGGTGGAAGAGAAATGCTAAAAGGTTTCCTGTACTGGCAATTATGACTTGGGATTTTCTAGCAATTCCACTCAGCATTGTGCCTTCGGAATCAGCTTTTAGTTGTGGAGGAAGGATACTTGGAGACACAAGAAGTTCCTTGACACCGGATATGCTTGAGGCACTAGTTTGTGCTAAAGATTGGTTATTTAAACCGAAGAAACAAGGTAATTAAATGTATATTTTTTTGCCTATCTACTACTAGCTAGACTAACAAAGTAACATTGTTTCTTTCTTAGCTTGTAAGAAAACTTGGTCTCTATAGTTTGCATGATTATTCTCAAATTAACTTGAAAACTGTAATGCAGTTGGTAGCTGATGCTTGTATGTGTGgccatatcatttatttttgtACGCTAACTTATTCTAAAGTATGATGGTCTGAAAAGGTAGTAGTTTTTTGTATGATGGATTTTAGCTCTAAGTTGATATTTTACACTTAAATTTTGTGGTATCAGTATTATTGAATCTTTACTGTAACCTTTTGGTTCTACTCTCTTGATGCTATTACAGATCAAAGCACCTGAGATGGATGAGCTTCAAGAGAGTAGTACCACTTTTTGGTTGTGGGGATAACCACATCAAGCAATCACATCAGAGGATCATGGCTTGCATGCTAACTGATTTGAGCTGCGGAAGTAGCATGCTTCTACATGTTAAACTAACTATTCGTGTAATATTGACAAAGTGTTGTACAAATTTCCTGACTAATTTCAGTTGTGCCTGTGTTACTGTGTGGCTGTGTCACTATGTGTTTTTGTTAGCCAACTGTTGTGTGCTTGTGTGTTTTGGTTAGCCATGGGTAGAATCCATGGGTTGCCTGTGGGGAACAACTTGCGGGTTGGATTGGATCGGGTGGATAGAATGTGCAGGTGGGGTTGGGTGGGGTTTAGAAAATTATTTTGTGGGTTGGTTTGGATTGGGTGGGCTAGTGTAGTTGCTTTTGGGTTGGTGTAGGTGCGAGGTGGATTTGAAACCACTGGCAGGCCTGAACACAATGGGCCTACTAGCTACCAACGAGAGGCCCAGCACGGCCACGCGCGGACACGCCCACGACGTGTCTCGGTCATCGCTCGTCTTCCTCCAGAGTCGCCGCGCTCTCTGCGTCCTTTCCGGCTGGCGGTTGCCGCTCTGTGACATGAGGGGGTGGGGGGTTAGCGGGCGGCGCGAGGTATGGCGAACGCCACACCTCGCCCTACCGAGCCCTCCGCCAGTGTCTCGAAGTCATCTTGATAATACCTTGGAGTACAGGCCCTCTATCTAGCTAATCACTTTCAACGGGTTATACTCGACCACAGTATTTAGGGACGTAAGGTACTACTGATAACAAGGTATACATGGCATACATGAATATGGAATAAAGAGGACATGggataaaaattttatacaggttcggactTGATATGGGTAATGGCTCTACTCCTATTTACATGTATTGATTTGGAGTATATCACATCAAGTATAAAAGAAGAGCAAACTAGCTAAACTACAATATCATTGGAGTCATGAAATAATAACAAGGACTTTATTCTAATTTTCAAAAGCTAGAGAAGCTATAGTCCCCATTAGCCTTAAAAGCTTTGCCTCTCCTTCTAGTGTGTGTTTGGTTTCGGGATGAAATAGGATATGTTAGACTCATCCATGTATTTGGATGGAATGATCCTAACTATCAGTTCGGCATGAGGGGTGTAATGGTCCTAGTTTTCAAGACATGGCCCACATATCAACACGAGAGAACTCTAGCTTTGATTGGGAAAAATGCCAACATAAATTTTAAAGGAATATTATTTTTAGATGATAGACACACCAAATACCCTCAAAAGTGGGCTCGATCCATCCTATCCTATAAAACCAAACACATATGAGTTCTAAGGATCAATCATAGTTCCTGCTTGCTTCTTgcttaaaataaatcaattcctAACTACTAAAATGATTGCGAatctaaaaatattatatatattgatttattttattataatagAGGGTGCGCGTAGAAAACAATCCTAACCGGCAGGAATTGTGAGCCATGACCAAAAAATAAATAGCAAGAGGACAAAGGAGGAAAATAAAAGCAGTACCAGTAGCAGTAGCAGATATCGCCATATCGGCAGGCGTGGCGGCTGAAATGAGGGCACAATGCAAGGCGAGCAGCCGAGCACGGTCGGCAGTAGAGCATGACTTGGAGAAGCACTTCAGCAAGAGTTTGGCCCGTGTGCCGACCCACCCGAGGGCATAACAGTTGAGGCCGCTCGAGCTTGCCGACGTACGACGGTGACCTTTTGTACCTCGCTCAAGTAGTAATACACGGTTTTCTATACATCTCCAGCTGCAAAACATGCATGTGACACACCCCACCGTGGTACTTGTCATAATGAACACCGGAACATGCATGCCTTGATCCTTAATTTGAAGGGTAATATCAAGAGTAGCTTAATTAGTGTATGGCTGATTGGCGAGTAAAAGCTTTGGTCAAAGTCGCCTCTAAGCTAATGAAACTAGCAAGCTATAGATAAGATCAACCAGGACATACGGCAGAAGATTGGGCCATCAGGCCGCATAGAAAAGAAAGCAAATAATCTCCCCGACCCCACGTGGTCCGCACTTGGGGTCCTGTATGCTTGAAATCCGATCGCATCGTAATTCCATCTACTACTGACTGGCTGCTCTGTTATACGACTAGCTAATTTAATAATCAATCATCAACCAATTAATTAATCCGCAGGAAATGCAGTAAACACGATTAACTATAACAGAATATCCCACAGCGCAACATTCACCGCAGCTACCGTTGTGGTACTCTCTTCTCGTTCGCACGCTGGTCGTACTTTTCACATTGAGTTCATGATCGAGTTGTACCAAGCTTTGATCAGTACTTTttcatatataaaataaaaataaattatgaaacaCCAAGTTTgtaaaattt
Coding sequences:
- the LOC4333259 gene encoding magnesium-chelatase subunit ChlI, chloroplastic; protein product: MASAFSPATAAPAASPALFSASTSRPLSLTAAAAAVSARIPSRRGFRRGRFTVCNVAAPSATQQEAKAAGAKESQRPVYPFAAIVGQDEMKLCLLLNVIDPKIGGVMIMGDRGTGKSTTVRSLVDLLPDIRVVVGDPFNSDPDDPEVMGPEVRERVLEGEKLPVVTAKITMVDLPLGATEDRVCGTIDIEKALTDGVKAFEPGLLAKANRGILYVDEVNLLDDHLVDVLLDSAASGWNTVEREGISISHPARFILIGSGNPEEGELRPQLLDRFGMHAQVGTVRDAELRVKIVEERARFDRDPKAFRESYLEEQDKLQQQISSARSNLGAVQIDHDLRVKISKVCAELNVDGLRGDIVTNRAAKALAALKGRDTVTVEDIATVIPNCLRHRLRKDPLESIDSGLLVVEKFYEVFT
- the LOC112938248 gene encoding zinc finger BED domain-containing protein RICESLEEPER 2, whose amino-acid sequence is MECAAKAAASSGAGSGDSGANAAALGSRRLLTGRADPPPLGRGEGGSAAAVPWGGPIRRRRATGRPDPPPLDHGEGGTDLDAVDRLLNMSTHNSESSTGNSSSHELSLQPRKRAKVWEHFEQELVMVDGVPKAQCKYCRLMLTATRKSGTSHLINHVCDSCPLVEVEVRNRFIAIARKQPVENFVFYPRRSEELMIKFFIHDEIPFRKIEDPYFAEWMESMQPTFKVVGRQTIRDKIYTCYIRMKQELHDELQNIDSRVCLTSDMWTSNQNLRYMVVTAHYIDAEFSLKKKIISLKPVKYPHTSFAIEEAMMRCLTDWGLRGKLFTLTLDNASNNTAACEEMVKNQKNELLFEGRHFHVRCCAHILNLLVQDGMRLIRGAIHKIHELLKYIENSASRIQAFNSIANSSCLCSKFGLTVDVPNRWNTTFKMVLEALVYRAVLNSYANENGEVAPSDEEWLTAESICEFLKAFEEATRLVSADRKPTAHSFLHLVLCIRHALSDFDSQTTSILTQLASAMHMKFAKYWDEKLPNNFNLALVISTVLDPRRKRDYLEFFYAKVSPNMNEAETKVDSVIEWMKSYFRVYEGIARRRGVSCLSHSGQGEASGVGSPVLGKRKLDQEFAIFKSNRTRLHKSEIETYLEEVCEDDSKDFDVLAWWKRNAKRFPVLAIMTWDFLAIPLSIVPSESAFSCGGRILGDTRSSLTPDMLEALVCAKDWLFKPKKQDQST